A section of the Delphinus delphis chromosome 1, mDelDel1.2, whole genome shotgun sequence genome encodes:
- the C1H1orf174 gene encoding UPF0688 protein C1orf174 homolog, with product MRSRKLAGGVRSSARLRARSCLATSASAQEAHVATSARTACQPSSSQKATDRRTSKKFKYDKGHLVKSEFQKPIPQSDGTAAPTATPETPGQREPLASAEDRARLPGKEASGSAPQGTAGLPQGHCGAMSDACPVETEDRPPPPRCGAPAGGDSDSGCPERDGAAADLEQSHTPPLQMDNSVLLDDDSNQPMPVSRFFGNVELMQDLPPASSSCPSMSRREFRKMHFRAKDDDDDDADGAET from the exons ATGAGGAGCCGGAAG CTGGCAGGTGGAGTGCGGTCCTCGGCGCGCCTCCGAGCCCGGAGCTGCTTGGCCACATCGGCCTCGGCCCAGGAAGCCCACGTCGCCACGTCTGCCCGGACGGCATGTCAG CCTTCCTCATCACAAAAAGCCACCGACAGGCGCACGTCCAAGAAGTTCAAGTACGACAAAGGTCATCTTGTGAAGTCAGAATTCCAGAAACCCATCCCCCAGAGTGACGGCACTGCTGCGCCCACAGCGACCCCCGAGACCCCGGGTCAACGCGAGCCTCTGGCATCGGCCGAGGACAGGGCCAGGCTTCCGGGAAAGGAAGCCAGTGGCTCCGCTCCTCAGGGGACCGCAGGACTCCCCCAGGGGCACTGTGGAGCCATGAGTGACGCCTGCCCGGTAGAGACTGAGGACAGGCCGCCCCCGCCGAGATGCGGGGCCCCTGCGGGAGGAGACTCCGACAGTGGCTGCCCCGAGAGGGACGGGGCGGCGGCGGACCTGGAGCAGAGCCACACGCCTCCACTGCAGATGGACAACAGCGTCCTTCTCGACGACGACAGCAACCAGCCAATGCCAGTGAGCCGCTTCTTCGGAAACGTCGAGCTCATGCAG GACCTCCCGCCAGCATCGTCATCCTGCCCTTCGATGAGCAGACGCGAATTCAGGAAAATGCATTTCAGAGCCAAAGACGACGATGACGACGATGCCGACGGCGCAGAAACATAG